Proteins from a genomic interval of Microtus ochrogaster isolate Prairie Vole_2 chromosome 24, MicOch1.0, whole genome shotgun sequence:
- the Stac3 gene encoding SH3 and cysteine-rich domain-containing protein 3 isoform X1: MTEKEVLESPKPPFPAETPQSGLQRLKQIFKKGSPETTEMEPPPEPQANGEAVGAGGGPIYYIYEEEEEEEEEEEPPPEPPKLVNDKPHKFKDHFFKKPKFCDVCARMIVLNNKFGLRCKNCKTNIHEHCQSYVEMQRCFGKIPPGFHRAYSSPLYSNQQYACVKDLSAANRNDPVFETLRIGVIMANKERKKGQADKKNPLAAMMEEEPESARPEEGKSQDGNNAERDKKAEKKTPDDKHKQPGFQQSHYFVALYRFKALEKDDLDFPPGEKITVIDDSNEEWWRGKIGEKVGFFPPNFIIRVRAGERVHRVTRSFVGNREIGQITLKKDQIVVQKGDEVGGYVKVYTGRKVGLFPADFLEEI, encoded by the exons ATGACAGAAAAGGAGGTACTGGAGTCCCCTAAGCCCCCCTTCCCAGCAGAAACTCCACAAAGTGGG CTACAACGACTGAAGCAGATATTCAAGAAGGGCTCTCCAGAGACAACTGAGATGGAGCCTCCCCCAGAGCCCCAGGCCAATGGAGAGGCAGTGGGAGCTGGGGGCGGGCCCATCTACTATATctatgaggaagaagaggaagaggaggaggaggaggaaccacCCCCAGAACCTCCTAAGCTTGTCAATGACAAGCCCCACAAATTCAAAGATCACTTCTTCAAGAAACCCAAGTTCTGTGATGTCTGCGCCCGGATGATTGTGC TCAATAACAAATTTGGGCTCCGCTGTAAGAACTGCAAAACCAACATCCATGAACATTGCCAGTCCTACGTGGAGATGCAGAGATGCTTCGGCAAGATC CCACCTGGTTTCCATCGCGCCTATAGCTCCCCACTCTACAGCAACCAACAGTACGCTTGTGTCAAAGATCTCT CTGCTGCCAATCGCAATGACCCCGTGTTTGAAACCCTGCGCATCGGGGTGATCATGGCAAACAAGGAACGGAAGAAGGGACAGgcagataagaaaaat CCTCTAGCAGCCATGATGGAGGAGGAGCCAGAGTCAGccaggccagaggaaggcaaGTCCCAGGATG GAAACAATGCAGAAAGGGACAAGAAGGCTGAGAAGAAAACACCGGATGACAAA cacaagCAGCCCGGCTTCCAGCAGTCTCATTACTTTGTGGCTCTCTATCGGTTCAAAGCCTTGGAGAAAGATGATCTGGATTTCCC GCCAGGGGAGAAGATCACAGTTATTGACGACTCTAACGAGGAGTGGTGGCGG GGGAAAATCGGAGAGAAGGTCGGATTCTTCCCGCCAAACTTCATCATTCGGGTCCGGGCTGGAGAACGCGTGCACCGCGTAACCAGATCCTTTGTGGGGAACCGCGAGATTGGGCAGATCACTCTGAAGAAAGACCAG ATTGTAGTGCAGAAAGGAGACGAAGTTGGCGGCTACGTCAAGGTCTACACCGGCCGCAAGGTGGGGCTGTTCCCCGCTGACTTTCTGGAGGAGATTTAG
- the Stac3 gene encoding SH3 and cysteine-rich domain-containing protein 3 isoform X2, translating into MTEKEVLESPKPPFPAETPQSGLQRLKQIFKKGSPETTEMEPPPEPQANGEAVGAGGGPIYYIYEEEEEEEEEEEPPPEPPKLVNDKPHKFKDHFFKKPKFCDVCARMIVLNNKFGLRCKNCKTNIHEHCQSYVEMQRCFGKIPPGFHRAYSSPLYSNQQYASAANRNDPVFETLRIGVIMANKERKKGQADKKNPLAAMMEEEPESARPEEGKSQDGNNAERDKKAEKKTPDDKHKQPGFQQSHYFVALYRFKALEKDDLDFPPGEKITVIDDSNEEWWRGKIGEKVGFFPPNFIIRVRAGERVHRVTRSFVGNREIGQITLKKDQIVVQKGDEVGGYVKVYTGRKVGLFPADFLEEI; encoded by the exons ATGACAGAAAAGGAGGTACTGGAGTCCCCTAAGCCCCCCTTCCCAGCAGAAACTCCACAAAGTGGG CTACAACGACTGAAGCAGATATTCAAGAAGGGCTCTCCAGAGACAACTGAGATGGAGCCTCCCCCAGAGCCCCAGGCCAATGGAGAGGCAGTGGGAGCTGGGGGCGGGCCCATCTACTATATctatgaggaagaagaggaagaggaggaggaggaggaaccacCCCCAGAACCTCCTAAGCTTGTCAATGACAAGCCCCACAAATTCAAAGATCACTTCTTCAAGAAACCCAAGTTCTGTGATGTCTGCGCCCGGATGATTGTGC TCAATAACAAATTTGGGCTCCGCTGTAAGAACTGCAAAACCAACATCCATGAACATTGCCAGTCCTACGTGGAGATGCAGAGATGCTTCGGCAAGATC CCACCTGGTTTCCATCGCGCCTATAGCTCCCCACTCTACAGCAACCAACAGTACGCTT CTGCTGCCAATCGCAATGACCCCGTGTTTGAAACCCTGCGCATCGGGGTGATCATGGCAAACAAGGAACGGAAGAAGGGACAGgcagataagaaaaat CCTCTAGCAGCCATGATGGAGGAGGAGCCAGAGTCAGccaggccagaggaaggcaaGTCCCAGGATG GAAACAATGCAGAAAGGGACAAGAAGGCTGAGAAGAAAACACCGGATGACAAA cacaagCAGCCCGGCTTCCAGCAGTCTCATTACTTTGTGGCTCTCTATCGGTTCAAAGCCTTGGAGAAAGATGATCTGGATTTCCC GCCAGGGGAGAAGATCACAGTTATTGACGACTCTAACGAGGAGTGGTGGCGG GGGAAAATCGGAGAGAAGGTCGGATTCTTCCCGCCAAACTTCATCATTCGGGTCCGGGCTGGAGAACGCGTGCACCGCGTAACCAGATCCTTTGTGGGGAACCGCGAGATTGGGCAGATCACTCTGAAGAAAGACCAG ATTGTAGTGCAGAAAGGAGACGAAGTTGGCGGCTACGTCAAGGTCTACACCGGCCGCAAGGTGGGGCTGTTCCCCGCTGACTTTCTGGAGGAGATTTAG